A genomic window from Nicotiana sylvestris chromosome 11, ASM39365v2, whole genome shotgun sequence includes:
- the LOC104228963 gene encoding uncharacterized protein, whose product MASLTVLLRHSGKWNDEGNYIDFSIEGILIKEYASFNDLVASISNQLGIDLSSKSIKIQYKVEGNCTPMEIHNDMGYRVYVELKKENREFGMYPFCITTIEKELVSGGSLNQGDIVKIDEAVQRYDSDTDDTLALDFVNSGEAIGVFELRKDLIISKTNQREVMAGQVYKDKATLKEVMENYAISQRFQFRVDRSNAVSYALLCISEDCEWRFKTSSINKSELFKVTEFIDNHTCPLKDKVYEQRQASSSLIGGMIKPKLTNHKRKYTPKDIIDDVKSDLGVDVSYMLAWRAKKKTMNILRGEPADSYKKLPGYLYTMDMTYPGSHIRMGFDHCRPIVVVDGSHLKSYYTGTFISASTLDGAKNDAAWTWFFEQFKIAYSDRENMCIVSDRNESIIKSVSRVYSDVSYFACIWHLWNNVYKKFKKSHTKLSEIYFSMAKAYTQAEFVMEKVDKVDIRVKVYLELVGYEKWARLYAPVNRGWSMMSNIAKSINAALVLARELPIYEFLEEVIPSTEYLHMVNDGGRNYTVCLLERKCVCGRFQVDELPCPHAWAVLKSKFLMPEEYCFNYYKSNTVVMTYDVLVYPLPDRNDWNIPAHVAEEVVLPPKWKRPPGRPKKKRDKPLSELLQPKNQHSCSICGRGGHNKRMYRNAPRNK is encoded by the exons ATGGCAAGTTTAACAGTGTTGTTGCGTCATTCTGGCAAGTGGAACGATGAGGGCAATTACATCGATTTTTCAATTGAGGGAATACTGATAAAGGAGTATGCGTCCTTTAATGATTTAGTTGCTTCAATTTCTAATCAACTGGGCATAGATTTGAGCTCAAAGTCCATTAAAATTCAATACAAAGTAGAAGGAAATTGCACGCCAATGGAAATACACAATGATATGGGTTACAGAGTGTATGTAGAATtgaaaaaagagaacagagaatttGGGATGTATCCTTTTTGCATAACAACTATTGAAAAAGAACTTGTCTCCGGAGGTAGTTTAAATCAAGGCGACATTGTGAAAATAGACGAAGCAGTTCAAAGGTACGATTCCGATACAGATGATACACTAGCTCTAGATTTTGTCAATTCAGGAGAAGCAATTGGAGTGTTCGAACTCCGCAAGGATTTGATAATTTCAAAAACTAATCAAAGGGAGGTTATGGCTGGACAAGTGTATAAGGATAAGGCTACATTGAAAGAGGTGATGGAGAATTATGCTATATCTCAAAGGTTTCAATTCCGTGTTGATAGGTCTAATGCTGTCAG CTATGCATTATTATGTATTTCAGAAGATTGTGAATGGAGGTTTAAGACTTCAAGCATTAACAAATCAGAACTATTCAAAGTGACAGAATTCATTGATAACCATACATGTCCGCTGAAGGACAAGGTGTATGAGCAGCGGCAGGCAAGTAGCAGCCTTATAGGTGGTATGATAAAGCCTAAGCTTACTAATCATAAGAGGAAATACACCCCAAAggatattattgatgatgtgaaatCAGATTTAGGTGTAGATGTTAGCTACATGTTGGCGTGGAGGgctaaaaaaaagacaatgaatattTTGAGAGGTGAACCGGCTGATTCATACAAAAAATTACCAGGATACTTATATACAATGGATATGACATATCCAGGTTCCCACATCAGAATG GGGTTTGATCATTGTAGACCCATTGTTGTTGTGGATGGAAGTCACCTAAAATCTTACTACACCGGGACTTTCATTTCGGCAAGCACGTTGGATGGTGCAA AGAACGATGCTGCTTGGAcgtggttctttgagcaattcaagatagCATACAGTGACAGGGAAAACATGTGCATCGTTTCAGATAGAAATGAGAGTATCATTAAATCTGTATCGAGAGTGTATTCAGATGTATCGTATTTTGCTTGTATATGGCATCTATGGAACAACGtatataaaaaattcaaaaagagccATACCAAGTTGAGCGAAATATACTTCTCGATGGCAAAAGCATACACACAAGCTGAATTTGTGATGGAGAAGGTGGATAAGGTAGATATTAGGGTGAAAGTATACTTAGAGTTAGTTGGATACGAAAAGTGGGCTAGGTTGTATGCACCTGTTAACAGGGGATGGTCAATGATGTCAAATATTGCTAAGTCAATCAATGCTGCACTAGTTTTAGCAAGGGAATTGCCAATATACGAATTCCTCGAAGAA GTGATACCATCAACTGAATACTTACATATGGTTAACGATGGAGGGAGGAATTACACAGTCTGCTTGTTAGAGAGAAAATGTGTTTGTGGGAGGTTCCAAGTTGATGAATTACCATGCCCACATGCTTGGGCTGTATTGAAGAGCAAGTTTCTAATGCCAGAAGAATATTGCTTTAACTATTACAAATCAAATACTGTTGTAATGACATACGATGTGCTTGTGTATCCGCTACCGGACAGAAATGACTGGAATATACCGGCACATGTTGCAGAGGAGGTTGTACTACCACCCAAATGGAAAAGACCTCCTGGAAGGCCAAAGAAGAAGCGCGATAAACCTTTAAGTGAATTGCTGCAGCCGAAAAATCAACATTCATGTAGCATATGTGGGCGGGGAGGACATAACAAGCGAATGTATAGAAATGCTCCACGTAACAAATAG